Proteins encoded by one window of Collimonas fungivorans:
- a CDS encoding SGNH/GDSL hydrolase family protein: protein MRHSLQLKQQLQQTIQAEISARTQQHQAQIAALKSPAPNRMTSLAARGARPLVLLAHGDSWFDYPLDGNALSLHGTDVIAQLQTTGAMPPSILNVSHNGDSSSDEMALPKQQRLIAALRDSNNWIDDKPDAILFSGGGNDIAGDKFCILLDYADSASDGLNLVRFAKLLEMVEASYLDLFAFRDRYAPGVPVFGHCYDFAIPNGSHPLCAGPWLLPSLAYCGWTASDGIPIVRQALEGLAARLRKLAAVSANNFVLVETQGTLAAADWANELHPYPAGFRKIAEKFAAALRLRFPGHI from the coding sequence ATGCGCCACAGTCTGCAGCTGAAGCAGCAATTACAACAGACGATACAGGCTGAAATCTCCGCCCGCACGCAACAGCACCAGGCGCAGATCGCCGCGCTGAAAAGCCCGGCGCCAAACCGAATGACTAGCCTGGCGGCGCGCGGCGCCAGGCCGCTGGTGCTGCTGGCCCATGGCGATTCCTGGTTTGACTATCCGCTGGACGGCAATGCGCTGTCGCTGCACGGCACCGATGTCATCGCGCAGTTGCAAACCACCGGCGCCATGCCTCCTTCGATCCTGAACGTTTCCCACAACGGCGATTCAAGCTCCGACGAAATGGCGCTGCCCAAGCAGCAGCGTTTGATCGCCGCACTGCGGGACAGCAATAACTGGATCGACGACAAACCTGACGCCATCCTGTTTTCCGGCGGCGGCAACGACATCGCCGGCGACAAGTTCTGCATCCTGCTTGATTATGCCGACAGCGCCAGCGACGGTCTCAACCTGGTGCGCTTCGCCAAGCTGCTGGAAATGGTTGAAGCCTCTTACCTCGACCTGTTTGCGTTTCGCGACAGGTATGCGCCGGGCGTGCCGGTTTTCGGCCACTGCTATGACTTTGCCATTCCCAACGGTTCCCATCCGCTATGCGCCGGGCCGTGGCTGCTGCCGTCGCTGGCTTACTGCGGCTGGACTGCAAGCGACGGCATCCCGATCGTGCGCCAGGCGCTGGAGGGCCTGGCGGCAAGGTTGCGCAAACTGGCCGCGGTTTCCGCCAACAATTTCGTCCTGGTTGAAACCCAGGGCACGCTTGCCGCCGCCGACTGGGCCAATGAGTTGCACCCCTATCCGGCCGGATTCCGGAAGATCGCAGAAAAATTCGCCGCGGCGCTACGCTTGCGCTTTCCCGGCCATATCTGA
- a CDS encoding NCS2 family permease has protein sequence MQLLENFFKLKENGTDVRTELIAGLTTFLTMAYIIFVNPAILGDAGMPKGAVFVATCVAAAIGTLIMALYANYPIALAPGMGLNAYFAYAVVKGMGVSWEVALGAVFISGCLFIVVSLVGIRGMIVNGIPPTIRIAITSGIGLFLGFIALKSSGLVVANPATFVQIGDLHQIPVILSIIGFLLIVVLDHLKVKGAILIGILTVTVLSFLVGGNTFTGVVAMPPSIEPTLFKLDIMGALSMGILNIVLVFFLVEMFDATGTMMGVANRAGLLVNGKMARLNKALLADSTAIVAGTLLGTSSTTAYVESAAGVQAGGRTGLTSLAVGILFLACLFISPLAGAVPAYATAPALFYVAGLMLRELVHLNWEDSTESVPAVITVLMIPFTYSIANGIAFGFISYAALKLFTGRAKQVPAMVWVIAAIFLFKFIHLGGD, from the coding sequence ATGCAATTGCTCGAGAATTTCTTCAAACTCAAGGAAAACGGTACAGATGTCCGCACCGAACTGATCGCCGGGCTGACCACTTTCCTGACGATGGCTTATATCATCTTCGTCAACCCTGCCATCCTGGGCGACGCCGGCATGCCGAAAGGCGCTGTCTTCGTTGCAACCTGCGTGGCGGCCGCCATCGGCACCCTGATCATGGCCCTGTACGCCAACTATCCGATCGCGCTGGCGCCCGGCATGGGCCTTAACGCCTACTTTGCCTATGCGGTGGTGAAAGGCATGGGCGTGTCCTGGGAAGTAGCACTGGGGGCAGTCTTCATTTCCGGTTGCCTGTTCATCGTCGTCAGCCTGGTAGGGATACGCGGCATGATCGTCAACGGCATTCCGCCCACGATACGGATTGCGATTACTTCCGGCATCGGCCTGTTCCTCGGTTTCATCGCGCTCAAGAGTTCGGGCCTGGTGGTCGCCAATCCGGCTACCTTCGTGCAGATCGGCGACCTGCACCAGATCCCGGTGATCCTGTCGATCATCGGTTTCCTGCTGATCGTGGTGCTGGACCACCTGAAGGTCAAGGGCGCGATCCTGATCGGCATCCTGACTGTGACCGTGCTGAGCTTCCTGGTCGGCGGCAATACCTTCACCGGCGTGGTTGCAATGCCGCCGTCGATCGAGCCGACCCTGTTCAAGCTCGACATCATGGGCGCGCTGTCAATGGGCATCCTGAATATCGTACTGGTGTTTTTCCTGGTCGAAATGTTCGACGCCACCGGCACCATGATGGGCGTGGCGAACCGCGCCGGCCTGCTGGTCAATGGCAAGATGGCGCGTCTTAACAAGGCGTTGCTGGCGGACAGCACGGCGATTGTGGCCGGCACCCTGCTGGGTACATCCAGCACCACCGCCTATGTTGAAAGCGCGGCCGGCGTCCAGGCTGGCGGCCGTACCGGCCTGACTTCGCTGGCGGTCGGCATCCTGTTCCTGGCTTGCCTGTTCATTTCGCCGCTGGCCGGCGCCGTGCCGGCCTACGCTACCGCGCCGGCGCTGTTCTATGTCGCCGGCCTGATGCTGCGCGAACTGGTGCACCTGAACTGGGAAGACAGCACCGAAAGCGTGCCGGCCGTGATCACCGTGCTGATGATCCCGTTCACCTATTCGATCGCCAACGGGATTGCCTTCGGCTTCATCTCGTATGCGGCGCTGAAACTGTTCACCGGCCGCGCGAAGCAAGTGCCGGCGATGGTCTGGGTGATTGCCGCGATCTTCCTGTTCAAGTTCATCCACTTGGGCGGCGACTGA
- the xdhA gene encoding xanthine dehydrogenase small subunit, protein MSTPAPHSTAASVIRFYYRGEIHAVDQAAPTRTILQHLREDLHCTGSKEGCAEGDCGACTVVIGEQSADGVTLKSVNSCIQFLPTLDGKALYTVEDLKQDSGALHPVQQAMVECHGSQCGFCTPGFVMSLWDLYLKHDGSHASSSPAACSTTGAAGGACQPLQRKDIDIALSGNLCRCTGYRPIIDAAHRMGELPAVGFDRQALQQALQPLQRDDTFVYQHGGQTFYAPRTLAQLVEVRAANPGARILAGSTDVGLWVTKQMRDLGDIIYLGQVSELNAMALREGQLEIGAGVTLNDAYAEICKHYPELSEMWQRFASLPIRNAGTLGGNVANGSPIGDSPPWLIALGAQVVLRGPAGQRVMPLEALYLDYMKKDMQADEFVEAVRLPLPHAGQRFRTYKLAKRFDQDISAVCAAFSVTLDGDKISDIRIAFGGMAATPKRAALTEAALRGQAWSESVLENAVALMTDDYKPLSDMRASSEYRMKTSQNLLRRFWLETRVDAPLRSDQVNPFVCA, encoded by the coding sequence TTGTCTACGCCCGCACCTCATTCCACGGCCGCTAGCGTCATCCGTTTCTACTACCGTGGTGAAATCCACGCAGTGGACCAGGCTGCGCCGACCCGCACCATCTTGCAGCACCTGCGGGAAGACCTGCACTGCACCGGCAGCAAGGAAGGCTGCGCCGAAGGCGATTGCGGCGCCTGCACCGTCGTCATCGGCGAACAGAGCGCAGACGGCGTCACGCTCAAATCGGTCAATTCCTGCATCCAGTTCCTGCCGACGCTGGACGGCAAGGCTTTGTATACCGTCGAGGACCTGAAACAGGACAGCGGCGCCCTGCACCCCGTGCAGCAAGCGATGGTGGAATGCCACGGCTCGCAATGCGGTTTCTGCACGCCAGGTTTCGTGATGTCGCTGTGGGACTTGTACTTGAAACACGACGGCAGCCACGCCTCTTCCTCCCCCGCTGCCTGCAGTACAACCGGAGCGGCCGGCGGCGCCTGCCAGCCATTGCAGCGCAAGGACATCGATATCGCGCTCTCGGGCAACCTGTGCCGCTGCACCGGCTACCGGCCTATCATCGACGCCGCGCACCGGATGGGCGAACTGCCGGCAGTCGGCTTCGACCGCCAGGCTTTGCAGCAGGCGCTGCAGCCATTGCAACGCGACGACACCTTCGTCTACCAGCACGGCGGCCAGACTTTCTATGCGCCACGCACGCTGGCGCAGCTGGTGGAAGTGCGCGCCGCCAATCCGGGGGCGCGTATCCTGGCCGGCTCGACCGACGTCGGCCTGTGGGTAACCAAGCAGATGCGCGACCTGGGCGACATCATCTACCTCGGCCAGGTAAGCGAGCTGAACGCCATGGCGCTGCGCGAAGGACAACTGGAAATCGGCGCCGGCGTGACGCTGAACGACGCTTATGCGGAAATCTGCAAGCACTATCCCGAACTGTCGGAAATGTGGCAGCGCTTTGCCTCGCTGCCGATCCGCAACGCCGGCACCCTGGGCGGCAACGTCGCCAACGGCTCGCCTATCGGCGACTCGCCGCCATGGCTGATCGCACTCGGCGCGCAAGTCGTGCTGCGCGGTCCGGCCGGCCAGCGCGTGATGCCGCTGGAGGCGCTGTACCTTGATTACATGAAAAAAGACATGCAGGCCGATGAATTCGTCGAGGCCGTACGGTTGCCGCTGCCGCATGCCGGACAACGCTTCCGCACCTACAAACTGGCAAAGCGTTTCGACCAGGATATTTCAGCTGTCTGCGCGGCGTTCTCGGTAACTCTGGATGGCGACAAGATCAGCGATATCCGCATCGCTTTCGGCGGCATGGCGGCAACCCCGAAGCGCGCTGCGCTGACTGAGGCCGCCTTGCGTGGCCAGGCCTGGAGCGAAAGCGTGCTGGAAAACGCGGTAGCGCTGATGACGGACGATTACAAACCGTTGTCCGACATGCGCGCCTCCAGCGAATACCGGATGAAGACGTCGCAAAACCTGTTGCGCCGGTTCTGGCTGGAAACCCGCGTCGATGCGCCGTTGCGCAGCGACCAGGTGAATCCTTTTGTATGTGCCTGA
- the xdhB gene encoding xanthine dehydrogenase molybdopterin binding subunit produces MNKQTEVFMKPAPQDSNAGNSSAWAEVGQSHPHESAILHVLGEATYTDDIPEAQGTLHAALGMSQKAHARIRSINFDAVRSAPGVVAVFTEADIPGTNDCGPIIHDDPILAKGLVEYVGQPIFAVIADTHDNARRAVRKVVIDYEELPAILTPQAAHAAKSYVLPPMHLARGNAQQAFETAAHRVSGQLYVGGQEQFYLEGQISYAIPKEQNGMLVLCSTQHPTEMQHVVAHALGVHSHNIVVECRRMGGGFGGKESQSALWAAVAAIAAAKLKRPVKLRADRDDDMMVTGKRHCFYYDYEVGYDDAGRIVAAKVDMVSRAGFSADLSAPVATRAVCHFDNTYYLSDVDIKASCGKTNTQSNTAFRGFGGPQGAIAIEYIVDEIARNLGRDALDIRKLNFYGRNDEEGRNVTQYGQKIVDNVIHELVAELESTSEYRQRRAAVEAFNAGSPVLKKGLALTPVKFGIAFNVTHFNQAGALVHVYTDGSVLVNHGGTEMGQGINTKVAQVVAHELGIPLELVRVSATDTSKVANTSATAASTGADLNGKAAQDAAHTIRQRLAEFFAKLHGGDAKAVAFAAGAVHLGEHSLAFGDLAQKAYLSRVQLWSDGFYATPGLHWDPKTMTGRPFSYFAYGASVSEVVVDTFTGEWRLLRADALYDAGQSLNPALDIGQVEGAFIQGMGWLTTEELWWNKDGKLMTHAPSTYKIPGISDCPQDFRVKLFKNRNVEDSIHRSKAVGEPPLLLPFSVFFAIRDAIASVGGKRFNPPLNAPATSEAILKSVDAVRAMSRAA; encoded by the coding sequence ATGAATAAGCAAACTGAAGTTTTTATGAAACCCGCGCCGCAAGACAGCAATGCCGGCAACAGCTCGGCCTGGGCCGAAGTCGGCCAATCGCATCCGCACGAATCGGCGATATTGCATGTGCTGGGCGAAGCCACCTACACCGACGACATCCCGGAAGCGCAAGGCACTTTGCACGCCGCGCTCGGCATGTCGCAAAAAGCCCATGCCCGGATCCGCTCGATCAACTTCGATGCAGTGCGCAGCGCGCCCGGCGTAGTGGCAGTCTTTACCGAAGCCGACATTCCCGGCACCAACGATTGCGGTCCGATCATTCATGATGATCCGATCCTGGCCAAGGGCCTGGTCGAATATGTGGGCCAGCCGATCTTCGCGGTCATCGCAGACACTCACGACAATGCACGGCGCGCAGTGCGCAAGGTAGTCATAGACTATGAAGAACTGCCGGCGATCCTGACGCCGCAAGCTGCGCACGCGGCGAAATCCTATGTCTTGCCGCCGATGCACCTGGCGCGCGGCAATGCGCAACAAGCTTTCGAAACCGCCGCGCACCGCGTCAGCGGCCAGTTGTATGTCGGCGGCCAGGAACAGTTTTACCTGGAAGGCCAGATTTCCTACGCCATCCCGAAAGAACAGAACGGCATGCTGGTGCTGTGTTCGACCCAGCATCCGACCGAAATGCAGCACGTGGTGGCGCATGCGCTGGGTGTGCATTCGCATAACATCGTGGTGGAATGCCGGCGCATGGGCGGCGGCTTCGGCGGCAAGGAATCGCAATCGGCCTTGTGGGCGGCGGTGGCGGCGATTGCCGCGGCCAAGCTGAAGCGCCCGGTCAAGCTGCGCGCCGACCGCGACGACGACATGATGGTGACCGGCAAACGCCATTGCTTCTATTACGATTACGAAGTCGGTTACGACGATGCCGGCCGGATTGTCGCCGCAAAAGTCGACATGGTGAGCCGCGCCGGTTTCTCGGCCGACCTGTCGGCACCTGTGGCAACCCGTGCAGTCTGCCATTTCGATAATACCTATTACCTGTCCGATGTCGACATCAAGGCGAGTTGCGGCAAGACCAATACCCAGTCGAACACTGCCTTCCGCGGTTTCGGCGGCCCGCAAGGCGCGATTGCGATCGAATACATCGTCGATGAAATCGCCCGCAACCTCGGCCGCGATGCGCTCGATATCCGCAAGCTGAATTTCTACGGACGCAACGATGAAGAGGGCCGCAACGTTACCCAGTACGGCCAGAAAATCGTCGATAACGTGATCCATGAGCTGGTGGCCGAACTCGAATCCACCAGCGAATACCGGCAACGGCGCGCCGCCGTCGAAGCCTTCAACGCCGGCAGCCCGGTGCTGAAAAAGGGCCTGGCGCTGACGCCGGTCAAATTCGGCATCGCTTTCAACGTCACCCACTTCAACCAGGCTGGCGCACTGGTGCACGTGTATACCGACGGCTCGGTGCTGGTCAATCACGGCGGCACCGAAATGGGCCAGGGCATCAACACCAAGGTGGCGCAGGTGGTGGCGCATGAACTCGGCATCCCGCTGGAACTGGTGCGCGTCAGCGCTACCGACACCAGCAAGGTCGCCAATACTTCGGCCACCGCGGCATCCACCGGCGCCGACCTGAACGGCAAGGCGGCGCAAGATGCCGCCCATACGATCCGCCAGCGCCTGGCGGAATTCTTCGCGAAATTGCATGGCGGTGATGCCAAGGCTGTGGCTTTCGCCGCAGGCGCGGTCCATCTCGGCGAGCACAGCCTGGCGTTTGGCGACTTGGCGCAGAAGGCTTATCTCTCGCGGGTGCAACTGTGGTCCGACGGTTTCTACGCAACGCCGGGCTTGCACTGGGATCCGAAAACCATGACCGGCCGCCCGTTCTCTTATTTTGCCTACGGCGCCTCGGTGTCGGAAGTGGTGGTAGATACTTTTACCGGCGAATGGAGGCTGCTGCGCGCCGACGCCTTGTATGATGCCGGCCAGTCCCTGAACCCGGCTTTGGATATCGGCCAGGTGGAAGGCGCGTTCATCCAGGGCATGGGCTGGTTAACCACGGAAGAACTGTGGTGGAACAAGGACGGCAAGCTGATGACGCATGCGCCGTCGACCTACAAGATCCCCGGCATTTCCGATTGTCCCCAGGATTTCCGCGTCAAGCTTTTCAAGAACCGCAACGTCGAAGACAGCATCCATCGTTCCAAAGCGGTCGGCGAACCGCCCCTGCTGCTGCCGTTTTCGGTCTTTTTTGCGATCCGCGACGCCATCGCCAGCGTCGGCGGCAAGCGCTTCAATCCGCCGCTGAATGCGCCGGCGACCAGCGAAGCCATCCTGAAATCGGTCGATGCCGTGCGTGCGATGTCACGCGCGGCCTGA
- the xdhC gene encoding xanthine dehydrogenase accessory protein XdhC: protein MSNWLDALTTLITQPAQTTTAILVTVAQVEGSGPREPGAKMVVTAVGQFDTIGGGHLELQAVRIAREMLDEGLSLSRERRLQRFSLGPSLGQCCGGVVHLAFERVTPASADYFSFLQRRLREAEDSWRLVALDDAAPPALCDGDGERLHGPGRLPTLPSLSTPSVNALGACLVLRDDNGKRWLLDACLAPRPQLFLFGAGHVGAAIVKALGDLPCRVVWIDEREEMFPDELPANVRVEATDTPEAVVDSAPAGSSFLVMTHNHALDQRLSAQILQRDDIAWFGLIGSKSKRMQFEHRLHERGISLERLADMVCPIGIPGIVGKEPAVIAASVTAQLLQVWEHIARQQQTAAPHLRPQLLSTI, encoded by the coding sequence ATGAGCAACTGGCTGGACGCACTCACCACGCTGATCACGCAACCCGCGCAAACCACCACGGCGATCCTGGTCACCGTGGCCCAGGTTGAGGGTTCAGGTCCGCGCGAACCGGGCGCCAAGATGGTGGTGACCGCAGTCGGGCAGTTCGATACCATAGGCGGCGGCCACCTGGAATTGCAGGCGGTCAGGATCGCCCGCGAAATGCTGGACGAAGGCTTGTCGCTGAGCCGCGAACGCAGACTGCAACGTTTTTCTTTAGGACCGTCGCTGGGCCAATGCTGCGGCGGCGTCGTGCATCTGGCGTTTGAACGGGTGACGCCGGCCTCAGCCGATTATTTCAGTTTCCTTCAACGCCGCCTGCGCGAAGCGGAAGACAGCTGGCGCCTGGTGGCCCTCGACGATGCCGCGCCGCCGGCCTTGTGCGACGGCGACGGCGAACGCCTGCACGGGCCGGGACGCTTGCCCACCCTGCCGTCTTTGTCGACGCCTTCGGTCAACGCCCTCGGCGCCTGCCTGGTCTTGCGCGACGATAACGGCAAGCGCTGGCTGCTCGATGCCTGCCTGGCGCCTCGCCCGCAATTGTTCCTGTTCGGCGCCGGCCATGTCGGCGCAGCCATCGTCAAGGCGCTTGGCGACTTGCCGTGCCGGGTGGTCTGGATCGACGAGCGCGAAGAAATGTTTCCAGACGAGTTGCCGGCCAACGTCCGGGTGGAAGCAACCGATACGCCGGAAGCCGTGGTGGACAGCGCCCCGGCCGGCTCCAGTTTCCTGGTCATGACGCATAATCACGCGCTCGACCAGCGCTTGTCGGCGCAGATCCTGCAGCGCGACGATATAGCCTGGTTCGGCCTGATCGGTTCGAAAAGCAAGCGCATGCAGTTCGAGCATCGCTTGCATGAGCGTGGCATCTCTCTTGAGCGGCTGGCCGACATGGTCTGCCCGATCGGCATTCCGGGCATCGTCGGCAAGGAGCCGGCAGTCATCGCCGCCTCGGTCACCGCGCAGCTGCTGCAAGTCTGGGAACATATCGCCAGGCAGCAGCAGACAGCTGCGCCGCATCTGCGGCCACAGCTGCTCAGCACAATCTAA
- the guaD gene encoding guanine deaminase, whose protein sequence is MAVISFSNIDQSALQAYRASVLHFHADPAHHADAYAWHEDGLLLVADGKVVAAGDYQQLSAQLRTELKSELKIQDYRGKIIMPGFIDTHLHYPQTDMIASPAPGLLPWLEKYTFPTERKFSDPAHAKDVATFFIDELLRCGTTTAMVYCTVNPVSVDAFFSASEARNLRMVTGKVLMDRNCPEFLQDTAEGGIRDSEELLKKWHKRGRQLYAITPRFAPTSSNAQLQLAGELAQAYPDAYLQTHAAENIDEVAWVKSLFPESRSYMDVYDKYGMLRPRSMYGHCVWLDNHDRQRMAETQSAIAVCPTSNLFLGSGLFDFKGADAAGVSVSLATDVGGGTSFSMLQTMNEAYKVARMATTYLPAMRMFYLATLGGARSMQLEGTIGNFVAGAEADFIVLDPQATPLLARRSERTESLEELLFALALLGDDRAIAATYAAGELVHSRAAASL, encoded by the coding sequence ATGGCAGTCATCAGCTTCAGCAATATCGACCAATCAGCTTTGCAGGCATACCGCGCCAGCGTTCTTCATTTCCATGCCGATCCGGCACACCATGCCGACGCTTATGCATGGCACGAAGACGGTTTGCTGCTGGTTGCCGACGGCAAGGTAGTGGCGGCCGGCGATTACCAGCAGCTGTCTGCGCAGTTACGGACCGAGCTGAAAAGCGAATTGAAAATCCAGGATTACCGCGGCAAGATCATCATGCCCGGTTTCATCGATACCCATCTGCACTACCCGCAAACCGACATGATCGCCTCGCCGGCTCCGGGACTGCTGCCGTGGCTGGAGAAATACACTTTCCCGACCGAGCGCAAGTTCAGCGATCCGGCCCACGCCAAGGATGTCGCCACCTTCTTCATCGATGAGCTGCTGCGCTGCGGCACCACCACGGCGATGGTGTATTGCACCGTCAATCCAGTTTCGGTGGATGCTTTCTTCAGCGCCAGCGAAGCACGCAACCTGCGCATGGTGACCGGCAAGGTGCTGATGGACAGGAATTGCCCGGAATTCTTGCAAGATACCGCCGAAGGCGGCATCCGCGACAGTGAAGAACTGCTGAAGAAATGGCACAAGCGCGGCCGCCAGCTGTATGCGATCACACCCCGTTTTGCGCCCACCTCCAGCAACGCCCAGCTGCAGCTCGCCGGCGAACTGGCGCAAGCTTATCCGGACGCTTACCTGCAAACCCACGCGGCGGAAAATATCGATGAGGTGGCCTGGGTCAAATCTCTGTTCCCGGAGTCGCGCAGCTACATGGATGTTTACGACAAGTACGGCATGCTGCGGCCGCGCTCGATGTACGGCCATTGTGTCTGGCTCGACAATCACGACCGCCAGCGCATGGCCGAGACGCAATCGGCTATCGCAGTCTGCCCGACCTCGAACCTGTTCCTCGGCAGCGGCCTGTTCGACTTCAAGGGCGCCGATGCAGCCGGAGTATCCGTATCGCTGGCGACCGATGTCGGCGGCGGCACCAGTTTCTCCATGCTGCAAACCATGAACGAAGCCTACAAGGTCGCGCGCATGGCCACTACCTACCTGCCGGCGATGCGAATGTTCTACCTGGCGACATTGGGCGGCGCGCGCAGCATGCAGCTGGAAGGCACGATCGGCAATTTCGTCGCCGGCGCCGAAGCCGATTTCATCGTACTCGATCCGCAAGCCACGCCACTGCTGGCGCGCCGCAGCGAACGCACCGAGAGCCTGGAAGAGCTGTTGTTTGCCCTGGCCTTGCTGGGCGATGACAGGGCGATTGCGGCTACCTATGCGGCCGGCGAGCTGGTCCATAGCCGGGCTGCAGCCAGCCTGTAA
- a CDS encoding SpoVR family protein, whose product MNDRLIHQPLPCPSDWTFDLIELYNDEIARVAANYKLDIYPIQLEIITAEQMMDAYASAGMPVNYRHWSFGKHFLMTERDYKRGQMGLAYEIVINSNPCIAYLMEENTMTMQALVVAHAAYGHNSFFKGNYLFQLWTDAHAIIDYLVYAKAYIAECEERYGFSKVEELLDSCHALMHYGVDRYKRPQKLSLEKEQAQRRERAEYMQSQVNELWRTLPEKKSEAAEQVEGRFPPETQENLLYFAEKNSPLLESWEREVIRIVRKVAQYFYPQRQTQVMNEGWATFWHYTILNTLYDEGKLTDGFMMEFLHSHSNVVYQPPVTKSYYSGMNPYALGFGMMSDIRRICEKPTDEDRQWFPELAGTPWLETLHYAMRNFKDESFVAQYLSPKLIRDMRLFAVLDDENRSELEVSAIHNDAGYQYVRQALSRQYDINHREPNIQVWSVNTRGDRSLTLRHFRSDSRPLADGTDEILRHMARLWQFDVYLESVDDSGNVLQRYECVSENKYVLRP is encoded by the coding sequence ATGAACGACCGTCTGATCCACCAGCCTTTGCCGTGCCCGTCCGACTGGACTTTCGATCTGATCGAGCTGTACAACGATGAGATCGCCCGCGTCGCCGCCAATTACAAGCTGGATATCTATCCGATCCAGCTGGAAATCATCACCGCCGAACAGATGATGGACGCTTATGCCTCGGCCGGCATGCCGGTGAATTACCGGCACTGGTCGTTCGGCAAGCATTTCCTGATGACCGAGCGCGACTACAAGCGCGGGCAGATGGGGCTGGCTTACGAAATCGTCATCAATTCGAATCCCTGCATCGCCTACCTGATGGAAGAAAACACCATGACTATGCAGGCGCTGGTGGTGGCGCATGCAGCGTATGGGCATAATTCTTTTTTCAAGGGCAACTACCTGTTCCAGCTGTGGACCGACGCCCACGCCATCATCGACTACCTGGTCTACGCCAAGGCATACATCGCCGAATGCGAAGAGCGCTACGGCTTTTCCAAGGTCGAGGAACTGCTGGATTCCTGCCATGCCTTGATGCACTATGGCGTCGACCGCTACAAGCGGCCGCAGAAACTGTCGCTGGAGAAAGAACAGGCGCAGCGGCGCGAGCGGGCCGAATACATGCAGTCGCAGGTCAATGAATTGTGGCGCACCTTGCCGGAAAAAAAATCGGAAGCGGCCGAGCAGGTGGAAGGACGCTTCCCGCCCGAGACGCAGGAAAACCTGCTGTACTTCGCCGAGAAAAATTCACCGCTGCTGGAATCGTGGGAACGCGAAGTGATCCGCATCGTGCGCAAGGTCGCGCAGTATTTCTACCCGCAGCGCCAGACCCAGGTCATGAACGAAGGCTGGGCCACGTTCTGGCACTACACCATCCTCAATACGCTATACGACGAAGGCAAGCTGACCGACGGCTTCATGATGGAGTTCCTGCACTCGCACAGCAATGTGGTGTACCAGCCGCCGGTGACCAAATCGTATTACAGCGGCATGAATCCGTATGCGCTGGGTTTCGGCATGATGAGCGACATCCGCCGCATCTGCGAAAAGCCCACCGACGAAGATAGGCAATGGTTCCCCGAACTGGCCGGCACGCCATGGCTGGAAACCTTGCATTACGCGATGCGCAATTTCAAGGATGAGAGTTTTGTCGCCCAGTACCTGTCGCCGAAGCTGATACGCGACATGCGCCTGTTCGCGGTGCTGGATGACGAGAACCGCAGCGAACTGGAAGTCTCGGCGATCCATAACGATGCCGGCTACCAGTATGTGCGGCAGGCCTTGTCGCGGCAATACGACATCAACCACCGTGAACCGAACATCCAGGTCTGGTCGGTCAATACGCGCGGTGACCGCAGCCTGACCCTGCGCCATTTCCGCAGCGACAGCCGGCCGCTGGCGGACGGCACCGATGAAATCCTGCGGCACATGGCGCGCCTGTGGCAGTTCGATGTGTACCTGGAGAGCGTCGACGACAGCGGCAATGTCTTGCAGCGCTATGAATGCGTCAGCGAAAACAAGTACGTGCTGCGGCCCTAA